The DNA region GCGCATCCAGGGGCTCGTCGGCCACCAGGGTCACCGCCTGGTGGTAGCGCGAACGGCTCTCCAGCTCATACGGCGTGCCATCGGCCACCAGCTTGCCGGCGGCGATCACCACCGCGCGGGTGCACACCGCCGTCACCTCTTCGAGGATGTGGGTGGAGATGATCACGATCTTGTCCTGCGCCAGGCTCTGGATCAGTTGGCGCACCTGGTGCTTCTGGTTGGGGTCGAGGCCATCGGTGGGCTCGTCGAGGATCAGCACGCGCGGATCGTGGAGGATGGCCTGGGCCAGACCCACGCGGCGCTTGAAGCCCTTGGACAGGGTCTCGATGGACTGCCCCAGGACCTTGTCCAGCTCCACCAGGCCGGCGGCGCGGGACACACGCTCCCGCTTCTCGGCACCGCGGAAGCCGCGCACCTCGGCGATGAATTCGAGGAAGCCGCGCACCGTCATGTCGCCGTAGCAGGGCGCGCCCTCGGGCAGGTAGCCGATCTGCCGCTGGGCCTTGAGGGTCTGGGTCTGGACGTCGAAGCCGAGGACGGTCGCGGTGCCGGAGGTCGGCGCGAGGAACCCGGTGAGCATCTTCATGGTGGTGGACTTGCCGGCGCCGTTCGGGCCGAGGAAGCCGAGCACTTCCCCCGGTTCGACGCCGAAGGACAGGCCGTCGACGACGGTGTGCTGTGCGAAACGCTTGGTCAGTTGTTTTATTTCGATCATGGCCTCTACCCCAAAGGGAAAAGCCCCCGGCCATGCGGGCCGCGGGGGCCTTGCAAACGCCGGCGGAATATAAGGAGTCCCCCGGCGGCAATGCAAGACAGCAGAAGATTCCGCAAGTTTCGCGACCCACCCCTCCATTTCGGACGGTCAGAGGCTTTTTGCGGCCCGGTGGCGAATACGGCAAACTAGCCGCCCCGAGCATTCGCTCGTTCGACTACAGACTCCGTATGACCCGCTCGCCCTTCCGCCGCCTGGCCTTCGGTACCCTGCGCCGCCTCCTCTACCTGTGGGTGCGCTCGGAAACCATCAACCAGTCCGCCTTCACCCTCAAGCTCGACCGCAGCAAGCCGGTGCTCTATGTGCTCCAGCAACCCTCGGCCAGCGACCTGGCGGTGGTGGACCGGGAATGCACCAAGGCCGGCCTGCCCCGCCCGGTGCTGCCGGTGGCGGTAGGCGACACCCTGGAGCCCGCGGCCTTCTTCTACCTGACCCCCGAGCCCGGCTGGTTCGGCGGCCAGGACAAGCGCGGCACCTCGCCCACCCTGGTGCGCGTGCTCGACGCCATCCAGCAGCACGCCGTGGATGACGCGCAGATCATTCCGGTCACCGTGTTCTGGGGCCAGTCCCCGGACCGCGAGACCAGCCCCTGGAAGCTGCTGTTCGCCGACAGCTGGGCCGTCACCGGGCGCCTGCGCAAGCTGGTCAGCATCCTCATCCTCGGGCGCAAGACCCGGGTGCAGTTCTCCGCCCCCATCCACCTGCGCGAGCTGATCGCCCAGGGCAAGGGCCCGGAACGCACCCAGCGCATGGTGCAGCGCATCCTGCGGGTGCACTTCCGCAACCAGAAGACCGCCGTGATCGGCCCGGACCTCTCCCACCGCCGCAACCTGGTGAAGGGGCTGGTGCATTCGGACCTGGTGCGCCAGGCCATCGCCGAAGAAGCCGAGCGCGAGAAGATCAGCCCGGCCAAGGCCGAGGCCCAGGCGCTGAAGTACGGCAACGAGATCGCCTCGGACTTCGCCTATACCGCCATCCGCTTCCTCGAAGTGGTGCTGAGCTGGTTCTGGAACAAGCTCTACGAGGGCATCAAGGTCAACCACATCGAAGGGGTGCAGGACATCGCCCAGGGCCACGAGGTCATCTACGTGCCCTGCCACCGCAGCCACATCGACTACCTGCTGCTCTCCTACCTGCTGTTCCGCAACGGCCTGACCCCGCCGCACATCGCCGCCGGCATCAACCTCAACATGCCGGTGATCGGCGGCCTGCTGCGCCGGGGCGGCGCCTTCTTCATGCGCCGCACCTTCAAGGGCAACCCGCTCTACACCGCGGTGTTCAACGAATACCTGCACACCCTGTTCAGCCGTGGCTTCCCGGTGGAGTACTTCGTCGAGGGCGGGCGTTCGCGCACCGGCCGCATGCTCCACCCCAAGACCGGCATGCTCGCCATCACCCTGCGCAGCTTCCTGCGCTCCTCGCGCCTGCCCGTGGTCTTCGTCCCGGTCTACATCGGCTACGAGCGCGTGCTGGAGGGCCGCACCTACCTGGGCGAGCTGCGTGGCGCGAGCAAGAAGAAGGAATCGATCTTCGACATCTTCAAGGTCATCGGCGCACTGAAGCTGCGCTTCGGCAGCGTCGCGGTGAACTTCGGCGAGCCCATCAAGCTGGCCGAGTTCCTCGACCAAGAGCAGCCCGACTGGCGTGAGCAGGAGCTGGGCCCGCAGTTCCGTCCGCAATGGCTCAACGAAACCACCAACCGCCTGGCCACTCGCGTCGCTCGCCACCTCAACGACGCGGCGGCGATCAACCCGGTCAACCTGGTCGCCCTGGCGCTGCTCTCCACCAGCCGCCTGGCCCTGGACGAACGTGCCCTCACCCGGGTCCTCGACCTCTACCTGGCCCTGCTGCGCGCCGTGCCCTATTCGCCCCACGCCACCCTGCCGGAAGGCGATGGCCAGGCGCTGATCCAGTACGTGCAGAGCATGAACCTGTTGGCCGAGCAGAAGGACGCCCTGGGCAAGATCCTCTACCTGGACGAGCAGAACGCCGTCCTGATGACCTACTACCGCAACAACGTGCTGCACATCTTCGCCCTGCCGGCGCTGCTCGCGAGCTTCTTCCAGAGCAGCGGGCGCAGCAGCCGCGAGCAGATCCTGCGCTACACCCGAGCGCTCTACCCCTACCTGCAGGCCGAGCTGTTCATCCGCTGGAACCTGGACGAGCTGGACGCCGTGGTCGACCAGTGGCTGGCCGCCTTCGTCGAGCAGGGGTTGCTGAAGTTCGAGAACGACACCTACGTGCGTCCCGCCCCCAGCTCGCGCCAGTTCGTGCTGCTGACCCTGCTCTCGCGTGCCATCGCCCAGACCCTGCAGCGCTTCTACATGGCCATCGCCCTGCTGCTCAACGCCGGGCAGAACCAGCTGACCGCCGAAGAGCTCGAAGACCTGTGCACCGTGATGGCCCAGCGCCTGTCCATCCTCCACGGGCTCAACGCCCCGGAGTTCTTCGACAAGAGCCTGTTCCGCCACTTCATCCAGACCCTGCTCGACCAGCGCGTGCTGCGCCAGGACGACGCCGGCAAGCTCAGCTACCACCCGGCCCTTGGCGATCTCGCCGAAGGCGCCGCCAAGCGCGTGCTGCCGGCGGAGATCCGCCTGTCGATCCGCCAGGTCGCCCTGGAGCGCCAGGGCGAAGCCGAGACCGAAGCACCGGTCGACGCGCCCTGATCCCCTGGCCGGCCCCGCCCGGGGCCGGCCCCCCTCCTCCGAACATTTAGGGAACTCGCCTACACGCCGCTGGGGAGCGTGCCGAACGGCCTCCTCGTGCCCGCTCAGTACCATGGCCGGCCTGCGACCAGCAGGACTCCTTAAACAAGGACGATGCCGACCATGCTGCTCAGATCAATCCCCATCCAGAACGCCGATGGCCAGGCGCTCAACGCCGCCATCCTCTGCTGTTTCGGGATCGCCGCCCTGGAGCGCGACTTCCTGCTCTATACCCTCGACGAACCCCAGCCCGGCCGCCGCTGCAAGGCCTACATCGCCGAGCTCACCCTCCACCCCGAGGGCTACAGCCTGAACGCCATCGAGGACCACCACTGGAGCCAGGTGAAACGGGTGCTCAAGGAGCTGACCCGGGAGCGCTCCTCATGAGCCCGCGCCAGCACGCGCTGGAGTTCCACCTGCTGAACCTCAAGGCGCTGCCGCTGAGCCAGCCCGTGGAACCTAGCCGCGTGGAGGAGCACCGCACGGTGCTGCTCGACCGCGACGCGCTGGAGCGGCTCATGGCGGTCACCGGCAAGGCCCATCGCGAGCAGGAGCACGGCGCCTGGAACATCGCCGCGGCGCCAGGACCAGCCGCGCCGCCCGCGGTACCCGGTCGCGCGGCGCACCTGCAGCGCCTGGAAGGGGAGCTCGTCCAGCGCATGGAGCGACTCCAGCAACAGGCACGCGAACTGGCCAGGCGCGAAGCGGAACTGGAGCGCCGGGAATCCAGCCTGGCCAAGCGCGAGGCGGCGCAGCGCCAGCGTGGTCGGAGCATGGCGCAGCGACTGGAACAACTGGTCAGCGCCCAGCGGCGCCTTCGGGAACTCAGCCGCGCGCTGCAGGAGCGAGCGCCGGCCTCGAAGGCCGACACCGACGGTCGATGATCCGAACCGGGCGCATGGGTGCTGTACCCCCGCGCCCTCGCTTCTATAGTGTGTCTATCGTCGCCAACGGACCACGAGGCCCCATGAAATCGCCCAGCCTGCTGCTCGCCAGCGCCCTGCTCGTCGCCTGCACCACCGTCCAGCCACCGTCCCAGGAGCACCTGAACGGCGAGGTCTACTACCTGCAACGCAGCGCCCTGCCGCCGGACGCCACCTTGCGTGTCTCGCTGCAGGATGTCTCGCTGGCCGATGCCCCCGCGCGCGAACTCGCCTACCAGCAGGGCCGCGTCGAGGGGCAGGTGCCCCTGCCCTTCCAGCTCAGCTACGACCCGGCCAACCTGCAGCCCGGCCACAGCTACGCGGTGAGCGCCCGCATCGAGCGCGACGGCAAGCTGCTGTTCATCAGCACCGAGCGCCACTCGG from Pseudomonas tohonis includes:
- a CDS encoding ABC transporter ATP-binding protein: MIEIKQLTKRFAQHTVVDGLSFGVEPGEVLGFLGPNGAGKSTTMKMLTGFLAPTSGTATVLGFDVQTQTLKAQRQIGYLPEGAPCYGDMTVRGFLEFIAEVRGFRGAEKRERVSRAAGLVELDKVLGQSIETLSKGFKRRVGLAQAILHDPRVLILDEPTDGLDPNQKHQVRQLIQSLAQDKIVIISTHILEEVTAVCTRAVVIAAGKLVADGTPYELESRSRYHQAVTLVADEPLDALALAVLPGVAGVEENPLGGGLTVLAKPGEVIFPQVNQLIHQRGWKVKELDVERGRLDEVFRSLTRGEAA
- the plsB gene encoding glycerol-3-phosphate 1-O-acyltransferase PlsB; the protein is MTRSPFRRLAFGTLRRLLYLWVRSETINQSAFTLKLDRSKPVLYVLQQPSASDLAVVDRECTKAGLPRPVLPVAVGDTLEPAAFFYLTPEPGWFGGQDKRGTSPTLVRVLDAIQQHAVDDAQIIPVTVFWGQSPDRETSPWKLLFADSWAVTGRLRKLVSILILGRKTRVQFSAPIHLRELIAQGKGPERTQRMVQRILRVHFRNQKTAVIGPDLSHRRNLVKGLVHSDLVRQAIAEEAEREKISPAKAEAQALKYGNEIASDFAYTAIRFLEVVLSWFWNKLYEGIKVNHIEGVQDIAQGHEVIYVPCHRSHIDYLLLSYLLFRNGLTPPHIAAGINLNMPVIGGLLRRGGAFFMRRTFKGNPLYTAVFNEYLHTLFSRGFPVEYFVEGGRSRTGRMLHPKTGMLAITLRSFLRSSRLPVVFVPVYIGYERVLEGRTYLGELRGASKKKESIFDIFKVIGALKLRFGSVAVNFGEPIKLAEFLDQEQPDWREQELGPQFRPQWLNETTNRLATRVARHLNDAAAINPVNLVALALLSTSRLALDERALTRVLDLYLALLRAVPYSPHATLPEGDGQALIQYVQSMNLLAEQKDALGKILYLDEQNAVLMTYYRNNVLHIFALPALLASFFQSSGRSSREQILRYTRALYPYLQAELFIRWNLDELDAVVDQWLAAFVEQGLLKFENDTYVRPAPSSRQFVLLTLLSRAIAQTLQRFYMAIALLLNAGQNQLTAEELEDLCTVMAQRLSILHGLNAPEFFDKSLFRHFIQTLLDQRVLRQDDAGKLSYHPALGDLAEGAAKRVLPAEIRLSIRQVALERQGEAETEAPVDAP
- a CDS encoding YbaY family lipoprotein: MKSPSLLLASALLVACTTVQPPSQEHLNGEVYYLQRSALPPDATLRVSLQDVSLADAPARELAYQQGRVEGQVPLPFQLSYDPANLQPGHSYAVSARIERDGKLLFISTERHSVKLDGSDPQPLRIKVDAVP